Sequence from the Miscanthus floridulus cultivar M001 chromosome 16, ASM1932011v1, whole genome shotgun sequence genome:
GGATAGATGCCGAGGTACATTTTGGGAGCTCTGCCTATATTTTTGGGCAAATGCTAGCTCATGTTGTATGCATAGTCTGCATTAACTAGCCTCTTGATAATGATAATGATAGCAGCAACTCTATAACAGCCATGTAATATGAGTTACCTGGATTGTACTCAAAATTTTTCACAAGTCTTTGCAAGCTTCTTGTTAAATGGTCCTTCTCTATTATGAAACTTCTGTAGTTCAGTGTTGACAGCCTGATCTTGCTTGTCCTCATCATGATGAAAAAAAGTCTCTACACAGCTCATAAAACCTACCGTTATTGTGGCATCATCAAAGATTGATGGGTTGCCATAGCTGTAGTATGGATTCAGCAGATAGGCAGTCAAATGCAATGGAGAATCAAGTCTTCCTTTCATCTTCTTGTCAATAATAGCAATAACTTCGTTGTAGCGGGACTAAACATTGCCATAGGCTTCCTTGATCTCTCTCTTTGCCTTCAGTAGTTCTCCATATATGAAACCCATTGATGGCTTCGCATCCCCATCAACCAAACGAAGAACTTTGACCAATGGCTCAAAAACACTCAAACACAGCTTCACATCCTTCCAAAAGGTTGGACTCAATTTTGTTGCTGTTGCATCTTTTCCCTTTTttgacttcacatccttcaatgtgTCCCACCTATTATGAACCACCATCTTTCTTAGTTGGTCCTTCTCTAGTATGCTGTTCAAAGTGAGAAAAGCTGAAGCAAACCTAGTCACTCCTGGCCTTATTATCTCTCTCCCCTCTGTGAAGTGTCTCAAGCACTCCAATGTTCTTGTGTGCCCATAGACAAATATGGTTAATGCCTTTGCTTGGTCAATCACCTTCTTCAACCGTGGCATGTTGCCAATTCCttggagcatcaaattgattgtgTGAGTTGCACAAGAGGTCCAAAAGATGTTTGGTCTCTTCTCAAGCAATAGCTTCTTTGCTCCCATGTTGTTAGAAGCATTGTCTGTCACTACTTGCACCACATCATCCGGACCAATGTCTTCAATTGCTTTGTCCACTAGTTCAAATATGACTTCACTTGTGTGTGACACATCTGACATCTCTTTTGAGCTGACAAAACTGGATCCATCAGCACAGTTAGTGCACAGGTTCATTATACTTCTCCTCTTCCTATCTGACCAAGCATCAGTCATAACAGAGCACCCATTCTTCACCTTCTCAGCCTCACGTTCTTGCAGCAAACTCTTGGttcttgcatattcttcatctagcAAACTCTCTCGCAGATCACGCAGAGATGGAGGTTCAAGTCCAAAACCAAACTGTCCAATTGCTTCACACATTTGCTTGAACTCATCATTGTCACAAGCATTGAATGGTATGGCTACATATGATACAAAAAAGTGTAATTAACTAATTAGTGTGTAGTTCAGGCATGTATTCAAATTTGAAATGTAAAACAGAAATGCATAATATTAAATTACCATGTTTATATGCCCATCTTGCAATATATTTATGCACCTCATGTGTTCTTTGTTTCCAAAGTTCCTTGTTTAGCTTCTGTTGCTTCAAAGACTCAGATTTTGTTGCTTTAGGATCAATAGCACGTGTCCACTTATCAATGGGTCCTAATTTGTGAGGCTCTGAACTTCCAACACAAGTCACTCCATCATCCTCTGTTCCAACCCGAGAAACATTCACGTCTTCTCTAAGCTCTAGTTCACGAACAACCTGCTCCTTCCTCTTCCTTTTTGAATCTTCTAGTGATTTCTTGCACTTGTCTTTAGCCTCCTGTGTGCTCTTCCTGCATTTCTTCGCATTTGTTCCAACATTGGCCACATGTTCCTTCAACCGATGGACCCCTCCTTGGCTCCGATGACCACAGAATTTGcactccaccttgtccttgttgTTTGCATCCACTAGAAACCCATACTCCCATCCAACATCATCTGAATTCCTTTTCAGGACATTCACCTCCTCCCGAGATGTAACACCAGTTTCAGTTTGAGGAGCACATTGTTGGACCGACATTCTACATGAAGAGCAGCAGAGGCATGTGAAATTAGTCCTGCAGCACTACTTATAAATTTAGATAAAAAGCCACTGATAAAAAGCCACTGAGTATTTCATTCCCCTTCTCATGAAATCTAATCCAGCAGTTTAGAAGATGCTCTAACCAATATTGAATCCACAACCTCTTCATCCAGCAGATTTCTAAATTAGGAACCTTCATGAACA
This genomic interval carries:
- the LOC136511829 gene encoding uncharacterized protein gives rise to the protein MSVQQCAPQTETGVTSREEVNVLKRNSDDVGWEYGFLVDANNKDKVECKFCGHRSQGGVHRLKEHVANVGTNAKKCRKSTQEAKDKCKKSLEDSKRKRKEQVVRELELREDVNVSRVGTEDDGVTCVGSSEPHKLGPIDKWTRAIDPKATKSESLKQQKLNKELWKQRTHEVHKYIARWAYKHAIPFNACDNDEFKQMCEAIGQFGFGLEPPSLRDLRESLLDEEYARTKSLLQEREAEKVKNGCSVMTDAWSDRKRRSIMNLCTNCADGSSFVSSKEMSDVSHTSEVIFELVDKAIEDIGPDDVVQVVTDNASNNMGAKKLLLEKRPNIFWTSCATHTINLMLQGIGNMPRLKKVIDQAKALTIFVYGHTRTLECLRHFTEGREIIRPGVTRFASAFLTLNSILEKDQLRKMVVHNRWDTLKDVKSKKGKDATATKLSPTFWKDVKLCLSVFEPLVKVLRLVDGDAKPSMGFIYGELLKAKREIKEAYGNV